The Cololabis saira isolate AMF1-May2022 chromosome 23, fColSai1.1, whole genome shotgun sequence genomic sequence AGAAAAAAGCAAAGAGGATGCAAATTTATGTATCAAACACTCTACTTCCAAACCAAACACAGTGCCATCCTCACAGAAAATGGCTTTTCCTTCAAAGGTAGAGAGCTGAACTAGCTGTTAAAAGTCAAATCCATACATTTTATAGCCAATGTTTAATTCTTAGCCAGCAGGAGGATAGCGGTGGAGCTCTTAGTGACCATAACTTTACCACTTTAGTAAATATTCAGTGTGGTTTGTGGTGATTTGGCCTTTTAATTGGCAAGTAGCAGTTGTGACCCAATGGATATACCTTATTCGGTTTTTAAAGTAATGGCACCTTCTTGTAGGTCTTGTTAGGTCAAAGTGGGGTCAGGCGAGGTGTTGCCTTATGTGAAATGTTTTCATGTATGTTTtggtctgttttgttttttctccatctgATTCTGGCTGCTATGTCGAGCAAAGTAAGATAATTTCGATAAATGACAGAAGTCATCTAATGTAAACAGGTCGAATTAACGGGCGCTTCCTTAAGATTTCACATTTGTATCAGTTTCACGCTTGCTTGCCTTAACATGTCGCGTCTTTTTCTACGTGGGAAAAACGCCACAGCGGCCCTTTTCTATTGTCTCGTAACTTTCCCACATGTCATATCCGTCTGTGTCAGCATGAGAATAGAAGTATGTAAGCGAATGCATATGTCGATTTGCACAATTTAATATATGATTTAGTGTTTTCTTCTATAAATGGAAAAGATGTGTTTATAATTTGAGCTGTTGCTTCTCAATTATTTGGTTCCGTCAGCTTTGAGGACCCAAATAAAAACGAGCAAAGGCTAAGTCATACAGATAGCACTAACAGCTATAGTATTGTGTCTGTAAGTTAATTTTAGACTGGCATCATAACTTATTTTCTTGAATGTTCACAGTAAATATTCTTTAGGGTACCAGTGTCAACTTGGTACCAGCACAAGGGGCAACCCTGCATGCAGTAACTTCACATCAGCAGCACATCAGGGAACTgaatgcacaatgtttttctaTTTGTCTGGAGCAAACAGAATTTTTATTCTCCAACGATGTTGATCGTTATGAAGCACAAACATAAAGCTAGGGGGAGAAAAACAACTTGTGATTTAGCTGTTTTTGCAACACCACCTTTGGATGACTGTAAGGgttcttttgttttctgacGATACCTCAAAATAATGTGTGGTTTCAAGAATTGCACGTAAGGATCTTCTTTCAGTTCATCACCGTCGCCGAATGCAAGAAACCGAGTTGCGGTTTTTGTTCCCACTTCTTGAAGTTGGTGCTTTTAAGATGACAACAAATGTTTCGGTTTCCACCTAAAAACATCAGGACTTTTGTTAAGTTGTGCTTTTGACCATGCAGTTGGGGCTGTCTCAGATTATTACTTTATCGCTGTAAATAGATACGGTGCCAATTCCACCACCTGACACGTGATGGAGTGCAGTAAAGATGCTTCTGTATGTTTGAATAAAAGATGAAACTCTACACGGCCTGTGTGTTTTCATAAAAAGAGCTTTATTAGTTCCCGTAGACCTATGTAAACATATCAGCATCTTGAGCAAaactttaaacatttaaaaaactaataaaaactcaaaTTCACAGTAAATTGGAGCGTCTGCTTGTCTTGTTGAAGTCACATTCCTCTGGTTCCAGCATAGCTTCACATCTTTCAAGTATTTTCTCTAAAAGTTATTTCAAAAGTGTTTTTAGTATAAAACAAATACTTTCAAGAGGTCTGTCGGTAGAAAACATGATGCCTCTGATTCTGAAGCTGTTAGTATGTCTGCACTTCCTGTTGAGCCACCTCGAGAAGGATCTGCAGCTTCTTGCTGCAGAAGTCTGAAAACATCGGAAAGAGTCCGAATTATTCAACAGTTATTTTTCCATGAAGATCCTGCATAATTCCTTTTAGgtgttttaaaacaaaatccagagcagaggtgggtagagtagccaaaaattacTACTCAagtaatactcaagtaaaagtactgttacttcggaataatatgactcaagtagaagtaaaaagtagtcatcctaATAATttcttgagtaaaagtaaaaaagtacttggtgaaaaaactactcaagtactgagtaactgttgagtaacgtctgacttatttttttacaacctttcaaacagacaaaagtacaaaataatcatcttcaggcaaattaaatcaataaaataataaaataaattaaaataaaaaatagcttaaattaaaataatcttaaagtaaattcaagtactttaataaataataaaataataacagaataaataaattaagcacaagtagcacaaaatttcaagcctttttacttttctttttttaaccaggctccgcaggcagaactacaaccatgaactcatataaactctgtgtgtgtttgagtctgtgtatgtgtgacaaaacatgcaaaaacaaaaaaattgccCAAAGAACCACtaagtgatgtcatgagattgacacgtatgtggaggggataaaagaaaagtaacagctcaacgtagcctaatgtagcggagtaagaggaacagtttctccttcacaaatctactcaagtaaaagtaaaaagtatagtgattcaaaactattcctaaaagtacaaaatttcccaaaacttactcaagtaaatgtaacggagtaaatgtaactcgttactacccacctctgctccaGAGTTATGAGTTTGACTTACTGAAAATCTTCCTCCACCCGTGAGGCAGGCGAAAGCGGTGGACGGTCACGTAGTAGACCGGCACCCCACTCAGCGTCAGAGCGCAGCTTTTCCCCGTGTTCCAGGGGTCGGAGTAAAGCGAGAGGCCCACGATGAAGAAGCAGACCACTGTGAAGGTGACAGCAATGGCCAAGGGCACCTTTGGGTGATTAACAAAAACAACTTGAGCCACAGGAAATCTGCCTCCCCACTCAGAACCTGAAACCTCAGATTAGTCTGGATGGCATTACCTTGGTTCCCAGAACATTTAGAGGCCATGGCTTTGCCTTTCAACTAAAACATCCATAACCATGTGTGTAGGAGAAAATGGCATGAAGGGAGTTTAGATAAATCTGCTGACCTTGAAAGGTCTTGGGTGATGAGGGAAGCGATATCGGTGTATGAGCATCCCCAAGGTTGCCAAGGCAATGAAGAACCAGCGAGAGAAAGAGGCAAAGTTGATGAGCTGATAAATCTCTCCAGTGATTAACATCAAAACCACCAAAGGGTACTGGAGACACAGGAAATACAGCTTTATTATatggttttgtttggttttacaTATTTGGGACAGTCACATTTAGTAATGCAATAAATCAGTGAGTACAGTATCTATGATCTATGGTTTTATCCTTTTGCATGGTGTCTTGGTTTGGAAATCTGTCTGGACAATAAGAATAGTCTGAACCAGATAGTGAAGTGgtctaaatgaatgaatgaattaattaattaattattttttatttcgaacatgtatataaaatgaaagtaaaaataataataaaaagataaacatctACATCTTCATATTaacatatgttcgaaaaaaagGAGTAAGAAGAAGTGTACattttttcctagttcctacctcTTTATAACactatggatttacattattgctattattatatctacacaatatccatataaatataatctatataaatactacgtaaacatgcctattattacataattatccatataagtacatagacaatataaatattacagaaatattatatcaatatctagaaaatacaacttatatacatctatataaatatacactatataaactacataaatatccctataaatatatatgtgctacatacccaataaatatataacatatattaccgGTACATAAttttaactatccctctcaacagataatatatactacataaatatctaaacatatgttaagcaagtataataccattttccctattttatttgtttctcacactcctcgttaacccatttcctcttaTATACctcatatacctgtttataaataattttttgtatttctttctaaacagatttatgttattactttgtttcatttcctgctccaaactgttccacagagtcacTCCACAGTTCGATATGCACatgcttttcattgttgttcgtaCTTTCTTGTAAGATAACAAAAGAGCAGCAGATGAACCCGGACGTGCTGTTTTCCAGACAGACACAAAGGCTGTCTGGATGGCTGtctggggcaaaaaagtatttagtcagacaccagttgtgcatgccactcccacttaaaaagatgagagtggcctgtaattttcattacaggtatatctcaattatgagaaataaagtaaaataaaaaaatccagaaaatcacattgtctgatttttaaagaatctaTTTGCAAATTgtaggtaacgagtggaggacagaggagcctcttaaagaggAAGTTACAGGtgtgtgaaagccagaaatctagcttttttgtaggtgaccaaatacttattttacccaggaatttaccaattactTCAGTAAAAAtgctacaatgtgatttcctggattctttctccccattctgtctctcatagttgaagtgtacctatgatgaaaatgacaggcctctctcatcttcttaagtgggagaacttgcacaattggtggctgactaaatactttttggccCCACTGTACTGAGGGTTTCTTTTTGCTGGATTCATTAAACCACTTTATTGCAAGGCAAATTTACCTTCGGCTACAATGaagttgaactgaactgaaggaGGGGGTAGAAAATGCAGGaaattgggatttaaaaaaaaaacaggcctgATTATTTTGTTCGTATGGCCAGCTGTACTCCAGAACATCTTCCCCTTAATGGTATTCGTAATTGATCGTGTTTGGGAATTACTCAACCAGGAACAGGACAGCAGGTAAAGGTGTGCGTCTGCGGATGTGAATCATAGAAAAGATGGGCGGCCAGTGGCCTTCCCTGGCACCCACGAACAGCATCCTGCAACACAGACCTCCCTCTTAAAGTCAGTCTCACaaacaaagagaaaagagaaaacagttcAAATGTATGCCCTCGGATTACCTGGGGGACCCAAAGAAGCCGCCGTTCAGCGCTCCAAGGCAAGACAAGGCCACAAGGATGGGGATTGCAGGGGCCAGTCCCTGCAGGGCACGGTTGGCAAACGTCTGAAGGCACACAAACACCAGATCAGAACCACGCCGCGCTGGCGTTTTCCCGTTGATCCTTTCCTTCGTGTTGCAGTGTAATCGGTCGCACTGACCACGGCCACGGCGTCGGACAGCAGCAGCTCGGTGGGGGTCATCATGGTGTAGTACGCCACATTCACAAGCACGTAAAACACGGTCACAGTCACCATGGAGCAGATGATGGCCAGCGGGATAGTTCTGACAAGACAAGGATTCAAACGGAGGCAGAAGCGTTTTTGGGAAGGCAGCTCGGTTTTCATAAGTAGGGAttggaatcgagaaccggttcttgttcagaaccggttcccagtgtttcaattccttggaatagTTTGCATATTTTTCAAACGATTCCGTTTTCGATTCTAGTGAGCATGAATGACGCATGTTGCGTAAACCAGCAGTCAATAGTAGACATGGCGCCCAAGCGATACAGACGTACGAAAGTATGGttatatttcagtaaaaaagacagCCTAACTTGCAATACAAAGGGAGGAAATGataccaacatgcaaaaatattTGCACACACAGCAGCAATAATGATCAAGGAATGTTGCGTTTTCCAGTAGCATCAGCAGCGTTAGCATGtcctcattgttgtcctttttttccaaatgagaagcGATAAGGGAGTTGTTAAAGAACcgaagcagaatcgaaaatggaattggaattgtAAAAATCATATCAATTCCCATCTCTATTCATAAGTAGGCAGAGTCTGAAACCTACGGTGgtcgacaagggccaaacgtactgcaacggcctaatgcgtctcagttaaggaaaacgggttcaattacagaaacaattcaaattcacaaactcaaaacgaggtacaaaaagaggaacgtggtgcaaatgaaaaaacgtttcagcgtaacagctcaatggacagacacacgggatgtagagagagaccgaacagctgactgaaccacagtgtttacatccatggtttaaacagacagcaggaacggtaatgtgatatgATGTGGTttactgtacaacgctgtacattacgagacgtttctttattatattttaacgttacagtcagctgttcggtctctatgcgtgtctgtccattgagcagagtttttcttttcaagatggtttcttgttttatatcgttttgtgctttgcattgtttctctatttgcagcgcgtttgatgatgctgcatttatctttgttttttgcagcacgttttttcatttgcaccacgttcctctttttgtaccttgttttgagtttgtgaatttgaatcgtttctgtaattgaagccgttttccttaactgagacgcattaggcctttgcagtgcgtttggcccttgtcagcCACCGTAGAAACCGATGTCAGATACAACATACCTGTTCGGGTTTATAACCTCTTCTGTGACAAAGTTCAGATAAAAcctagaaaaagaagaaaatggagACCTAAGTGAGTGCAGATGACCCAGAGCACCAGTGCATGTATAACTGTGCCCCGGCTCACCATCCTCCATAAGCGTATAGGCCGTTGTAGAAGGCCAACGGCAACCGATCCAGCGTCAGCGAGTCCATCTCAAAGCCATTCTGGAAATTTTCTGTGTTTCCTGAACACAGGAAAGGAGAGTAGCTCTGCTGTTGTCTTCAAAGACATCTGTCTCATCAGAAATAATTATATTCCCCCTACCTTTGCTGAGCGCAATGACGCCCGGAACAATGATCAGGACCAGAGCGAACATCTTAATAAAGGTCAGAGTAACCTGAATGCGAGAGGCCATGCTGACACTCCAGCAGTTCACTGCTACGACAAACGCTATAGAGACACAAAAAAGGGTTATGGATCAATTTACCTACTTTGTTTCACATAGcagaacaaaaccaaaacagaaaAACCACTCACTCAGTCCGAGAATACTGACGAGTTTGATAAGTGCCATGGGAGCGGCGCAAGGAGCGAAAAACGGCTCCACCACGTAACGTCCAAAAGCCAGGGAAACATAAGAAGCTACAGCTGGTCTGCAGAAGGAAGATGAGCTTGTAAAGGTTTGGGGATTGAGTCAGTATGTCAGTACGAGACCATCAAAAACCCTTCACCTGATGAATAAGAACTCCACCCAGAGTCGCAGGAAAGCAGGGAGGGGCCCCAGCGTCTCATGGAGATAGGTGTAGTGACCCCCAGATTTAGTGAAACTGGTGCCGAGTTCAGCGTAGCACAGGGCTCCTAAGAGAGCAGAAACAATAAAGCAAGAACTTCAAACACTgtcggatttttttttttttcaattcacaaAAGTCTCTCACGCATATCCACATTCATGCCCAACAGCAAGCCTCCAAAAATCCGACCAATCAAAACACTCGCACCAAATCTGCTCATTTTAAAAAGAAGCTATGATGCTTTAAAAATAAGGGGTTTTATTCTGGTTGCTAAACTAATCCAGAGTATCAGAGATTAAAATCAGATGTCAGATAATGTGGCCAATTAAATTTTAATTCCAGAAAGTTTCTGATCTTTTATGTGGTACTAGGAGtggggagtggtagtctagtggctacagaggtggactTGAGAATGGCAACAAAGTTGAACCACCCTGTGTGGCCTTAACCCTTGTGTGTATGTCCCATCAGATGTACATTGCTTGGATAAAAACATCTGCTTAatgacagtaataataataatactaatgatcagtactcaagttgtaaaaagaaatcagggggtatgatggattttatcatatggggacagataatctgtgctgattacaaataatataatatattacaaataatagcactgaccaaaacacctgcagaaatactgcaggaatgacatagcagcagttaaatgcagccttctgtaagctttaaatatccactgggcttacatcaaatacatcaaaacacaacaataaaaaacacttttctgaacttatcaatatgactctgtccttcacaggataagtaacatggatcactgtaaaaactcaaaatcttaacaagaatatttgtcttatttctagttaaaatgtatcatttagtaaaaaaaatctcattacacttaaaacaagactcatcactggaaaaaataacaatttcacctgtttcaagtagattttcacttaaaataagtagaaaaatctgccagtggaacaagattttattgcttgtaatgagaaga encodes the following:
- the si:ch73-352p4.8 gene encoding cystine/glutamate transporter; translated protein: MKGTQMKEGQDGKKEKANEEVVQLRREIGLLPAACFIIGTVVGSGIFIAPKGVLINSGSVGLSLLVWALCGILSLFGALCYAELGTSFTKSGGHYTYLHETLGPLPAFLRLWVEFLFIRPAVASYVSLAFGRYVVEPFFAPCAAPMALIKLVSILGLTFVVAVNCWSVSMASRIQVTLTFIKMFALVLIIVPGVIALSKGNTENFQNGFEMDSLTLDRLPLAFYNGLYAYGGWFYLNFVTEEVINPNRTIPLAIICSMVTVTVFYVLVNVAYYTMMTPTELLLSDAVAVTFANRALQGLAPAIPILVALSCLGALNGGFFGSPRMLFVGAREGHWPPIFSMIHIRRRTPLPAVLFLYPLVVLMLITGEIYQLINFASFSRWFFIALATLGMLIHRYRFPHHPRPFKVPLAIAVTFTVVCFFIVGLSLYSDPWNTGKSCALTLSGVPVYYVTVHRFRLPHGWRKIFNFCSKKLQILLEVAQQEVQTY